A genomic stretch from Glaciecola nitratireducens FR1064 includes:
- a CDS encoding TonB-dependent receptor, with protein sequence MKTIMKKTPQLALCALAVSAALTIGTQVQAQETQQVREGKLERIQVTARKKSENLQEVPIAVTSIGAKELSEKGISVITEIQQFSPNTTLQTSRGTNSTLTAFIRGVGQQDPLWGYEPGVGIYIDDVYMARPQGAVLDLIDVERIEVLRGPQGTLYGKNTIGGAIKYVTKEMSGGTEFNAEATVGSYAQRDVKLTGQLPVIDDKLYVGFGFADLNRDGFGEFLQSALPNQDRENYNKDLWAARVDVEFRASDDLFVKFNWDKTRDTSNAKGGYRLLPSLLTNAPVPDSVYDSYTSLPTSNLVELEGYSLMLRYNYSDAMELKYIASYRESYSPTNIDFDNTALDIFDVPAEYSDDNSTHELQMNYTGDRFNVVSGLYLYDGESCGNFDAILGFLGRAAFGTPGLTREVTGCNNSESWAIYSQATFQVTDDLSMTVGGRYTDEDKTAIVNNGLVFANVYPQSNWIPGYTRPDGQLVPTVLGADANGDGVLDGPKTENWTRFTPRLGIEYQAADNMMLFASFSQGFKSGTFNPRATINEEGVNPEIVDTYEAGIKADWNDNFRTNVTLFALDHKDRQYVGIGAGNSATDLQQVLRNVAETSATGIEAEATYVASDYLTFNVSYGYINGKIEKNNSIPPLIGLANTPEQTINLSANYVIESDIGDFTINAGYYHRGDYLLFETSTLLEQDAYGLVNVSINWQSVEGDWYASLHGKNLTDEEYLVGGYDFVGVADDGSLLPGLGGDLTLIGYYGDPRTVHLTVGYRF encoded by the coding sequence ATGAAAACTATAATGAAAAAAACGCCTCAACTTGCGCTTTGCGCTCTGGCGGTGAGTGCCGCTTTAACAATAGGAACGCAAGTTCAAGCACAAGAAACGCAGCAAGTTAGGGAAGGGAAGCTAGAAAGGATCCAAGTTACAGCACGTAAAAAGTCAGAGAACTTGCAGGAAGTACCTATCGCGGTTACCTCTATCGGTGCAAAAGAACTCAGTGAGAAAGGTATTTCTGTTATCACTGAAATACAGCAGTTTTCGCCAAATACAACATTGCAAACTAGTCGTGGTACTAACTCAACACTAACCGCATTCATTCGTGGTGTTGGTCAGCAGGATCCTCTTTGGGGCTATGAGCCCGGCGTTGGTATCTATATTGATGATGTCTACATGGCTCGTCCTCAAGGCGCCGTACTTGATCTAATCGACGTTGAAAGAATAGAAGTACTACGTGGTCCTCAAGGGACGTTATACGGCAAGAACACCATCGGTGGTGCGATTAAATACGTTACTAAAGAAATGAGTGGCGGTACAGAATTTAACGCCGAAGCAACCGTTGGTAGCTATGCACAGCGTGATGTCAAATTAACGGGTCAACTACCTGTGATTGACGACAAACTATATGTTGGTTTCGGCTTCGCAGATTTGAATCGCGATGGCTTTGGTGAGTTTTTGCAATCAGCATTGCCTAACCAAGATCGTGAAAACTACAATAAAGATTTATGGGCAGCGCGCGTTGACGTTGAGTTTAGAGCGTCAGACGATCTTTTCGTTAAATTTAACTGGGATAAGACCAGAGATACGTCTAATGCAAAAGGCGGTTATCGCCTTCTTCCAAGCCTATTGACGAACGCACCTGTGCCAGACAGCGTTTATGATTCTTATACTAGCTTACCCACATCAAACTTAGTTGAGTTGGAAGGGTACAGCTTGATGCTTCGCTACAACTACAGCGATGCAATGGAACTTAAATATATTGCGTCGTATCGCGAAAGCTATTCACCCACCAACATCGATTTTGATAACACTGCGTTAGACATATTTGATGTGCCCGCTGAGTATTCAGATGACAACAGCACACACGAGCTGCAAATGAACTACACGGGAGACCGCTTTAACGTTGTCAGTGGCCTATATCTATACGATGGTGAGTCTTGTGGTAACTTTGACGCGATCCTTGGTTTCTTAGGGCGTGCAGCGTTCGGTACGCCAGGATTAACGAGAGAAGTCACCGGCTGCAATAATTCTGAAAGCTGGGCTATCTATTCTCAAGCAACTTTCCAAGTGACCGATGACTTATCGATGACCGTGGGTGGTCGATATACTGACGAAGACAAAACGGCCATTGTTAACAACGGACTCGTATTTGCTAACGTTTATCCGCAGTCCAATTGGATCCCTGGATATACTAGACCTGACGGTCAACTTGTACCAACTGTACTAGGTGCCGATGCTAACGGTGACGGTGTACTTGATGGTCCAAAAACTGAAAATTGGACCCGCTTTACACCACGTCTTGGCATAGAGTACCAAGCCGCTGATAACATGATGTTGTTTGCTAGCTTCTCGCAAGGTTTCAAATCAGGCACATTTAACCCAAGAGCGACAATTAATGAAGAGGGCGTTAATCCTGAAATCGTAGATACATATGAAGCCGGTATTAAAGCCGATTGGAACGACAACTTTAGAACTAACGTGACCTTATTTGCGCTGGATCATAAAGACCGTCAGTACGTTGGTATTGGTGCGGGAAACAGTGCGACGGATTTGCAACAAGTACTAAGAAACGTTGCGGAAACTTCTGCAACGGGTATAGAAGCTGAAGCAACCTATGTTGCCAGTGATTACCTCACTTTCAACGTTTCTTATGGCTACATCAATGGGAAAATTGAGAAAAACAACTCGATACCGCCGCTTATTGGCTTAGCAAACACACCTGAGCAAACGATTAATTTATCGGCTAATTACGTGATTGAGTCAGATATAGGTGACTTTACAATTAATGCCGGTTATTACCACCGAGGCGACTACCTTTTGTTCGAAACAAGCACCTTGCTTGAGCAGGACGCATATGGCTTAGTCAATGTGAGTATTAATTGG
- a CDS encoding GntP family permease — translation MISLIGLVGGLGLLIWLTIRGMNLFIAAPLCALIVALTSGLPVFAGDSNFVATYMSGFTGFIASWFFMFLLGALFGKFMEDTGAADALSKWIISKIGYKQAVFAVVAACAILTYGGVSVFVVAFSVYPMALSLFKDANLPRRFIPATMAFGSVTFTMTSAGSPEIQNWIPIKYLGTSPYAAWEVSLVVAIFMALFGYWWLKRMVGKAVLAGEVFEAKPEDPEIKEREYPHPITGFIPLLVVLLLSFFLHESLAQLALIVALGGGVLTLMTINFKYFQNLSTAVNLGTTGALLAIGNTAAVVGFGAIAKTTTAFQDTVEVMTQIPGNELIGAAIAVSVIAGLTGSASGGQAIALPLVGPHYIDQGVDPEELHRIVSISSGALDSLPHNGYVVTTIRAICHETHQRAYGPMAALTVAVPLIGLMFAIALFIIF, via the coding sequence ATGATAAGTTTAATTGGCTTAGTAGGTGGTTTGGGTCTGCTAATATGGCTAACCATCCGCGGAATGAACCTATTTATAGCGGCTCCTCTATGCGCTTTGATTGTAGCACTAACCAGCGGATTGCCTGTGTTTGCGGGTGATAGCAACTTTGTCGCAACATACATGTCTGGATTTACTGGCTTTATTGCTTCGTGGTTTTTTATGTTCTTACTGGGCGCTTTGTTCGGTAAATTTATGGAAGATACTGGCGCCGCAGACGCGCTGTCAAAATGGATTATTAGTAAAATAGGTTACAAACAAGCTGTATTTGCCGTGGTAGCTGCCTGCGCGATACTAACCTATGGTGGTGTGAGTGTCTTCGTTGTGGCATTTTCAGTCTACCCAATGGCACTGAGTTTATTTAAAGATGCCAACCTTCCTCGACGCTTCATACCAGCAACTATGGCTTTTGGCTCGGTTACCTTTACGATGACATCTGCGGGTTCACCAGAAATACAAAACTGGATCCCGATTAAATATCTTGGAACGAGTCCTTATGCAGCGTGGGAAGTAAGCTTAGTTGTTGCAATATTTATGGCACTGTTCGGCTACTGGTGGCTAAAACGCATGGTCGGGAAAGCGGTATTAGCGGGGGAAGTGTTTGAAGCAAAACCAGAAGATCCCGAAATAAAAGAACGCGAGTACCCTCACCCAATTACCGGGTTCATACCGCTTTTGGTTGTTCTTTTATTATCGTTCTTTTTACACGAATCTCTGGCACAGCTAGCGTTAATAGTTGCTTTAGGAGGCGGTGTACTCACCTTAATGACCATTAACTTTAAGTATTTTCAAAACTTATCCACAGCAGTAAACTTAGGCACAACGGGCGCACTGCTTGCTATTGGCAACACCGCGGCAGTGGTTGGCTTTGGTGCCATTGCAAAAACGACGACTGCATTTCAAGACACGGTAGAGGTAATGACCCAAATACCGGGAAATGAATTAATCGGTGCTGCAATTGCCGTTAGTGTTATCGCAGGCCTTACTGGATCAGCGTCTGGTGGGCAAGCCATCGCTTTGCCGCTAGTAGGACCTCACTACATCGACCAAGGTGTTGATCCAGAAGAACTTCATCGTATTGTATCTATTTCATCAGGTGCTTTGGATTCTCTGCCGCATAACGGTTATGTTGTCACGACTATTCGTGCAATTTGTCATGAAACGCATCAACGTGCATATGGACCAATGGCTGCTCTAACGGTTGCTGTGCCGCTGATTGGTTTAATGTTTGCGATTGCACTATTCATCATTTTTTAG
- a CDS encoding 3-hydroxybutyrate dehydrogenase, with protein sequence MSGTAKTLNVFVTGGASGIGYGIGEYLAKQGHHIVIADINEEAAKQAAKKLNDLGLSAQSVQINVCDAQQVAALPAALSNTPIDILINNAGIQHVSKLEDFPAEKWQMLINVMLVGPALLTQAFLPHMRAQNFGRIINVGSIHSVIASPFKSAYVAAKHGLLGFAKTMALETGDVDVTINTLCPAYVKTPLVEQQIAAQAKENNMSEEDVINKIMLEPMPKKAFIEIDELAQTANFLIGSAAKNITGQTLILDGGWTAR encoded by the coding sequence ATGTCTGGTACAGCCAAAACTTTAAACGTATTTGTAACAGGTGGTGCAAGTGGCATTGGCTACGGTATCGGTGAATATCTAGCAAAGCAAGGCCATCACATTGTTATTGCAGACATCAATGAAGAAGCGGCTAAGCAAGCGGCTAAAAAGCTCAATGATTTAGGGCTCTCTGCCCAGTCGGTGCAAATTAATGTGTGTGATGCACAGCAAGTGGCTGCATTGCCCGCAGCACTCAGCAACACTCCAATTGATATCCTTATCAACAATGCGGGCATTCAACATGTCAGCAAGCTCGAAGATTTCCCAGCTGAAAAGTGGCAAATGCTAATTAACGTTATGCTTGTTGGACCCGCATTATTAACCCAGGCATTTCTTCCGCACATGCGCGCCCAAAATTTTGGTCGAATTATTAACGTGGGCTCTATCCATTCAGTTATTGCATCACCATTTAAATCCGCCTATGTAGCGGCAAAGCACGGACTTCTGGGCTTTGCAAAAACCATGGCTTTAGAGACAGGTGATGTGGATGTAACGATTAATACGCTCTGCCCTGCTTACGTTAAAACACCTTTGGTTGAGCAACAAATTGCAGCCCAAGCCAAAGAAAATAATATGTCTGAAGAGGACGTAATAAACAAAATAATGCTAGAGCCCATGCCTAAAAAAGCCTTCATCGAAATAGATGAGTTAGCACAAACAGCAAACTTTTTAATTGGCAGCGCAGCAAAGAACATTACAGGTCAAACGCTAATATTAGATGGCGGCTGGACTGCAAGGTAA
- a CDS encoding E22 family MetX-like putative esterase, with the protein MLTLALILLSISHFTIAAQNTVSESPLLTQKQVHTIADFKMFNGQSVKEVKLGWESYGKLNADKTNAILITHYFTGTSHAAGKYDLNDPTSGYWDSIIGPNKAIDTNKFFVLSMDSLANLNVKDENVITTGPASINPDTGKPYGLTFPVITMRDMVNTQKSLLDSLGIEKLYAVAGPSMGSMQAIEWASAYPEKVERLISVIGSSYSDAWTTAALEQWAIPIKLDQHWQQGNYYESQPPTEGLTAALMFVTQIALTPEYFNQVGADINHNALEPDPLQDIQARHSINEWLYNRAKGRAEKMDANSLLYLVRACQLFMAGQKQDIATGLQQIKAKTLFLPATQDLLLMPYHARNTHSALKTLKNDTQYAEIPGPLGHLEGVLGVQKHSSTIAAFLAN; encoded by the coding sequence ATGCTGACATTAGCGTTAATATTGCTGTCTATCAGTCATTTCACAATCGCTGCTCAGAACACGGTGAGTGAATCTCCTTTACTAACGCAAAAACAAGTTCACACTATTGCCGATTTTAAAATGTTCAATGGCCAAAGCGTAAAAGAAGTCAAATTAGGATGGGAAAGTTACGGTAAGTTAAACGCCGATAAAACAAACGCAATTCTAATCACACACTACTTCACTGGCACCTCTCACGCTGCCGGCAAGTATGATCTGAACGATCCTACAAGTGGCTATTGGGATAGTATCATTGGCCCGAATAAAGCGATAGATACCAACAAGTTTTTCGTACTCAGTATGGACAGCTTAGCGAATTTAAATGTAAAAGATGAGAATGTGATAACCACAGGTCCTGCTAGCATTAATCCTGATACAGGTAAACCATACGGTCTTACCTTTCCTGTTATTACTATGCGCGATATGGTCAATACCCAAAAATCACTACTTGATTCACTGGGGATTGAAAAGCTATATGCTGTCGCCGGTCCGTCAATGGGATCAATGCAGGCAATTGAATGGGCATCGGCCTACCCTGAAAAAGTGGAGCGACTTATATCGGTCATTGGCTCATCATACAGTGATGCGTGGACGACAGCCGCTCTTGAACAGTGGGCAATCCCGATTAAATTGGATCAACATTGGCAACAAGGCAACTACTATGAAAGCCAGCCACCAACCGAAGGTCTAACAGCTGCACTCATGTTCGTGACACAAATTGCACTAACGCCAGAGTATTTCAATCAGGTAGGCGCAGATATAAACCATAACGCTCTTGAGCCTGATCCGCTTCAAGACATTCAGGCGCGTCACAGTATTAACGAGTGGTTATATAATAGAGCAAAAGGACGTGCTGAAAAAATGGATGCCAATAGCTTGCTTTATTTGGTCAGAGCTTGCCAACTGTTTATGGCGGGTCAAAAGCAAGATATAGCAACGGGCCTGCAACAAATTAAAGCTAAAACACTATTTTTACCCGCTACTCAAGACTTATTACTTATGCCATATCATGCACGCAATACGCACAGCGCTTTAAAAACGCTGAAAAACGACACCCAATACGCAGAAATCCCAGGCCCTCTTGGACATTTAGAAGGCGTATTGGGCGTTCAAAAGCACAGCTCAACCATCGCTGCATTTTTAGCTAATTAA
- the nadK gene encoding NAD(+) kinase — MGYSTVGLIGKTDHEGSRVSLNALVTELKQRSCTILVEARIKEELDDRSLEVCDLETMGERAELAIVVGGDGYMLGAARVLAKYDTDVVGVNRGNLGFLTDINPEDISRQIGHIFDGNVHREARFLLEANVFRNDGHQDTNAAVNEIVLHHGKVAHMMEFELYIDNQFVFSQRSDGLIIATPTGSTAYSLSGGGPILMPNLDALTLVPMFPHTLSSRPIVVDANSEITLKMSNINTDNLQVSCDSHIMMSLMPGDEVRIRKNPNKLNLVHPADYNYFNVLRTKLNWGSKLY, encoded by the coding sequence ATGGGTTATTCAACCGTTGGCTTGATTGGAAAAACAGACCATGAAGGCAGCCGGGTAAGTCTTAATGCACTTGTTACCGAACTAAAGCAAAGAAGCTGTACAATTCTGGTAGAAGCTCGCATAAAAGAAGAACTCGATGATCGTTCTTTAGAAGTCTGTGACCTAGAAACCATGGGCGAAAGGGCTGAGTTAGCAATAGTTGTAGGCGGCGACGGATATATGCTGGGCGCAGCGCGTGTACTTGCAAAATATGACACTGATGTTGTGGGTGTCAATCGTGGTAATTTAGGGTTTTTAACTGATATTAACCCGGAAGATATTAGCCGCCAAATAGGCCATATATTTGACGGGAACGTGCATCGTGAAGCACGATTCTTATTAGAAGCAAACGTATTTAGAAACGATGGACATCAAGATACCAACGCAGCGGTAAATGAAATAGTGCTGCATCATGGTAAAGTTGCTCACATGATGGAATTCGAGCTGTATATCGACAACCAGTTCGTTTTCAGTCAGCGTTCAGATGGGCTCATTATCGCCACGCCGACGGGTTCCACAGCGTATTCGCTATCCGGTGGTGGACCAATTCTGATGCCGAATTTGGACGCCCTCACCCTTGTTCCGATGTTTCCACATACGCTCAGCAGTCGACCTATTGTGGTAGATGCAAACAGTGAGATCACCTTAAAAATGTCAAATATTAATACTGACAATCTGCAAGTCAGTTGCGACAGCCACATCATGATGTCACTGATGCCCGGTGACGAAGTCAGAATTCGCAAAAATCCAAACAAACTCAACTTGGTTCACCCAGCAGACTACAACTATTTTAATGTACTGCGCACTAAGCTCAATTGGGGCAGTAAACTCTACTGA
- a CDS encoding PHB depolymerase family esterase encodes MKNFTLKQACFISLASLVLTACGNPSAADGAKNSAPDGIEKPQQPVLSVSGLSSGAYMAMQFHLAFSEKVVGAGLIAGGPYFCAQGSIGIALQNCVANPDATIDLNALAATIEDYQQSGKLAESKYNQNDKVWLLHGTLDTRINGVVADQLALQAETLFAPENIEYVNDQAFAHVMPTLESGGSCVESASPFIGDCGYDAAGELLKHITQLPMPKSTKSIKALSQQLLTFKQGDYAGEHAETLGESAYLFVPQSCKDNINCDIHISFHGCNQNAEAVGDEYAKNAGFNAWADTNNLIVLYPQTKKSAFMPLNPQACWDWWGYTGENYANKDGKQIQAVMALVNSIPTIISNTK; translated from the coding sequence ATGAAAAATTTTACATTGAAACAAGCGTGCTTCATTTCATTAGCTTCTTTGGTGCTGACCGCATGCGGCAATCCAAGTGCAGCAGATGGCGCAAAAAATAGCGCCCCAGATGGGATAGAAAAACCTCAACAGCCTGTTCTAAGCGTTTCAGGTCTGTCCTCTGGTGCTTACATGGCAATGCAATTTCACTTAGCTTTCTCCGAAAAAGTCGTCGGGGCAGGACTGATTGCCGGAGGTCCTTATTTTTGTGCTCAAGGTAGCATTGGCATAGCATTACAAAACTGTGTCGCAAACCCAGACGCGACGATAGATTTAAACGCACTTGCGGCAACCATCGAAGATTATCAGCAAAGCGGCAAGTTAGCGGAGTCGAAGTATAACCAGAATGACAAAGTTTGGCTGCTGCATGGTACGCTCGACACGCGCATAAATGGAGTGGTTGCAGACCAGCTAGCGTTGCAAGCTGAGACTTTGTTTGCTCCAGAAAATATAGAATATGTTAACGATCAGGCATTTGCTCATGTGATGCCTACTTTAGAAAGCGGAGGTTCCTGCGTGGAGTCTGCGTCTCCTTTTATTGGTGATTGCGGTTATGACGCCGCAGGAGAGTTGTTGAAACACATAACACAATTACCAATGCCGAAATCTACCAAAAGCATAAAAGCCCTGAGCCAGCAGCTACTTACCTTTAAACAAGGTGATTATGCTGGCGAACATGCTGAAACACTTGGTGAAAGCGCTTACCTTTTTGTTCCACAGAGCTGCAAAGACAATATAAATTGCGACATTCATATTAGCTTTCATGGCTGTAACCAAAATGCAGAGGCCGTTGGCGATGAGTACGCAAAAAATGCAGGATTCAACGCATGGGCAGATACCAACAATTTAATTGTGCTTTACCCACAAACTAAGAAGTCCGCTTTCATGCCACTTAATCCTCAAGCATGCTGGGATTGGTGGGGATATACAGGTGAAAACTACGCAAATAAAGACGGCAAGCAAATACAGGCTGTAATGGCCTTAGTTAATAGCATTCCAACGATTATTTCGAATACTAAATAG